In Sedimentibacter sp. MB31-C6, one genomic interval encodes:
- a CDS encoding cold-shock protein translates to MKTGTVKWFDSAKGFGFISSEDGNDVFVHFSAISGNGFKTLEEGQKVTFDVVEGARGPQAANVELA, encoded by the coding sequence ATGAAAACAGGTACAGTTAAATGGTTTGATTCAGCAAAAGGATTTGGTTTTATTTCTAGTGAAGATGGAAATGACGTATTCGTACATTTTTCTGCAATCAGCGGTAATGGTTTTAAAACTTTAGAAGAAGGTCAAAAAGTTACTTTCGATGTAGTTGAAGGTGCTCGTGGACCTCAAGCTGCTAATGTAGAATTAGCATAA
- a CDS encoding cold-shock protein translates to MKTGTVKWFDSKKGFGFISCEDGNDVFVHFSAIISDGFKTLEEGQNVTFDIVDGQKGPQASNVTIA, encoded by the coding sequence ATGAAAACAGGTACAGTGAAGTGGTTTGATTCTAAAAAGGGTTTTGGATTTATTTCATGTGAGGATGGAAATGATGTGTTCGTGCATTTTTCAGCAATCATTTCAGATGGATTTAAAACTTTAGAAGAAGGTCAAAATGTAACTTTTGATATTGTTGATGGCCAAAAAGGACCTCAAGCTAGCAACGTTACTATTGCATAG
- a CDS encoding LCP family protein, with protein sequence MIKHFLKIFIASLMLITILLSVTALGYIILIDRDIVIGTMKNVESKDLSNKGLAFSSTFNYNTPLGKIAKTSKRLNILLVGLENQRTDTIMVLSYDSESNIADIISIPRDTYYPRDVYDRPDTKKINAVYSGEGIEGLSNSIQDILGIPIEKYVIVDYNGVVACVDLLGGVEVEVPFHMKYSDPYDDPPLHIDIPEGRQLLNGEQSLKFLRFRKGYDNQDLGRIEAQQRFMKSAVKKALSLQLPSLINEAYSYIETNLSLTDYLGLAGNIIGFSTENINLHIMPGTETPLEGLSFYVPDEDEIKKLIYSMYGMNNDYN encoded by the coding sequence ATGATAAAGCATTTTTTAAAAATATTTATAGCATCACTTATGTTAATTACAATTTTGTTAAGTGTAACTGCATTAGGTTATATTATTTTAATTGATAGAGATATTGTTATTGGAACTATGAAAAATGTAGAATCAAAAGATTTATCAAATAAAGGTTTAGCATTTTCTAGTACTTTCAATTATAATACTCCCCTTGGTAAAATTGCAAAAACTAGCAAGAGACTAAATATATTGTTGGTGGGACTTGAAAACCAAAGAACAGATACTATTATGGTATTAAGTTATGATTCTGAAAGTAATATAGCAGATATTATATCCATCCCTAGAGACACTTATTATCCTAGAGATGTGTATGATAGACCAGACACTAAAAAAATAAACGCGGTTTATTCAGGTGAAGGTATAGAAGGACTCTCGAATTCAATACAAGATATTTTAGGAATTCCCATAGAAAAGTATGTAATTGTTGATTATAATGGTGTAGTAGCATGTGTAGATTTGCTTGGTGGTGTTGAAGTAGAAGTCCCCTTTCATATGAAATATAGCGATCCATATGATGATCCGCCATTACATATTGATATTCCTGAAGGAAGACAATTATTAAATGGAGAACAGTCGTTAAAATTTTTAAGGTTTAGAAAAGGCTATGATAATCAAGATTTAGGGAGAATAGAAGCTCAACAGAGATTTATGAAATCAGCAGTTAAAAAAGCTTTAAGTTTACAACTTCCATCGTTAATAAATGAAGCATATTCATATATTGAAACTAATTTATCTTTAACCGATTATCTTGGACTTGCTGGAAACATTATAGGTTTTTCAACTGAAAATATTAATTTACATATTATGCCTGGAACTGAAACGCCATTGGAAGGATTATCCTTTTATGTTCCTGATGAAGATGAAATTAAAAAGTTGATTTATTCAATGTATGGTATGAATAATGATTATAATTAA
- a CDS encoding LCP family protein produces the protein MNHFIKVFIISLLSFSLVIFTGLFTYDKYFGNEGIEIGDSNDKQGNEEDDNIDYNSPLEKAMHDSHRINVLLLGLEGYRTDTIMVASFDRKTKDAIIISIPRDTYYKREGYSKYSEFQKVNAIFQTEDTVEDGYKAVAKAVEEMIGIPIEKYVSIEYDGVRAAVTAIGGVEVDVPFHMKYSDPYDTPPLYIDIPAGKQIIYGDKAMEFLRFRKSNHEGYYGYKNGDLGRIEVQQQFVKSAINKSLSLKLPSVISAVYPHVKTNFTLTELLGLGKDAIGFSIENLETTTIPGIDRNMGGLSFYVVDGEEVIKLVYDLYDVPLSAETDSEELANNIE, from the coding sequence ATGAATCATTTTATAAAAGTTTTTATAATATCTTTATTATCTTTTTCTTTAGTTATTTTTACAGGACTCTTCACATATGACAAATATTTTGGTAATGAAGGCATAGAAATAGGAGATTCTAATGATAAACAAGGAAATGAAGAAGATGATAATATAGATTATAATTCACCTTTAGAAAAAGCAATGCATGACAGTCACAGAATAAATGTATTATTATTGGGGCTTGAAGGATATAGAACCGATACAATAATGGTAGCAAGTTTTGACAGAAAAACTAAAGATGCAATTATAATATCAATTCCAAGGGATACTTATTATAAAAGAGAAGGATATTCAAAATATTCTGAATTTCAAAAAGTTAATGCAATATTTCAAACAGAAGATACTGTAGAAGATGGATATAAGGCAGTAGCAAAAGCGGTAGAAGAAATGATTGGAATTCCAATAGAAAAATATGTATCAATTGAATATGATGGTGTTAGAGCAGCTGTAACTGCTATAGGTGGAGTTGAAGTTGATGTTCCTTTTCATATGAAATATTCTGACCCTTACGATACACCACCACTTTATATTGATATTCCAGCAGGAAAGCAAATTATATATGGTGATAAGGCAATGGAATTTCTAAGATTTAGAAAATCTAATCATGAAGGATATTATGGATATAAAAACGGTGATTTAGGAAGGATCGAAGTTCAACAGCAGTTTGTTAAATCTGCAATAAATAAATCTTTAAGCCTTAAACTTCCAAGTGTTATAAGTGCAGTTTATCCTCATGTGAAAACAAATTTCACATTGACAGAACTCCTTGGATTAGGAAAAGACGCTATAGGATTTTCAATTGAAAATTTAGAGACAACAACTATTCCTGGTATAGATAGAAATATGGGAGGATTATCTTTTTATGTTGTTGATGGAGAAGAAGTAATAAAACTGGTATATGATTTATATGATGTGCCTTTATCAGCAGAAACAGACAGTGAAGAATTAGCAAATAATATTGAATAA
- the alr gene encoding alanine racemase codes for MKQLLRDTYVEINLDNIGYNVSKIKEFVGKDVAITAVVKANGYGHGAVNIAPTIMENGADYLAVATLTEALELRKHYKNYNILIMGYTPDEYLNYVVESNITQTIFSFNQAEILNELGVKNNKNSVVHIKYDTGFNRLGFKNNQDSIAEIVKMKKLKNITLEGIFSHFALTSKNDDDIQYNKFMNAIRQLEDKGMKFKYKHICDSISGVDYPEYRLNMIRPGSLIYGLKSFEDDTIVLKQAMTFKSKIYHIKTLEEGEGVSYSYSWKANRKSIIGTLPFGYADGYLRSMRDKGIVTIHGKKAPIIGVICMDQCMVDLTDIPEAQIGDEVIIYGDKTNNTIDIEEMSKLAGTNKNDIVCRITMRTPRVYIKDGKVVDIVNYLL; via the coding sequence GTGAAGCAACTTTTAAGAGATACATATGTAGAAATAAATCTAGACAATATAGGTTATAATGTGAGCAAAATAAAAGAATTTGTTGGAAAAGATGTTGCAATAACTGCAGTTGTAAAGGCTAATGGATATGGTCATGGAGCTGTTAATATAGCACCCACAATAATGGAAAATGGAGCGGATTATCTTGCTGTTGCTACACTTACAGAAGCATTGGAGTTAAGAAAACATTATAAGAATTACAATATACTAATAATGGGTTATACTCCAGATGAATATTTAAACTATGTAGTTGAAAGTAATATTACTCAAACTATTTTTTCTTTTAATCAAGCAGAAATATTAAATGAATTAGGTGTAAAAAATAATAAAAATTCAGTTGTTCATATAAAATATGATACTGGATTCAATCGTCTTGGATTCAAAAATAATCAAGATAGTATAGCAGAAATAGTAAAAATGAAAAAACTTAAAAATATTACTTTAGAAGGTATATTTTCACACTTTGCTTTAACTAGCAAAAATGATGATGACATACAATATAATAAATTTATGAATGCAATTAGACAATTAGAGGATAAGGGCATGAAATTTAAATATAAGCATATTTGTGACAGTATATCTGGTGTAGATTATCCAGAATACAGGTTAAATATGATAAGGCCAGGATCTTTAATTTATGGCTTGAAATCATTCGAAGATGATACTATAGTACTAAAACAGGCAATGACTTTTAAATCTAAGATATATCATATAAAAACACTTGAAGAAGGAGAAGGTGTAAGTTATAGTTATTCTTGGAAGGCAAATAGAAAGAGTATAATAGGTACGCTTCCCTTTGGATATGCAGATGGATATCTTCGTAGTATGAGAGATAAAGGTATTGTAACAATTCATGGTAAAAAGGCACCAATTATCGGAGTAATTTGTATGGATCAGTGTATGGTAGATTTAACTGATATCCCTGAAGCTCAAATTGGTGATGAAGTTATAATATATGGAGATAAAACAAATAACACAATAGATATTGAAGAAATGTCAAAATTAGCAGGAACTAATAAGAATGACATAGTATGTAGAATTACTATGAGAACACCAAGAGTATACATAAAAGATGGAAAAGTTGTAGATATTGTAAATTATTTACTTTAG
- a CDS encoding M20 metallopeptidase family protein: protein MDVKMRVNDIFDELVKIRRDFHKNPELGQKEFRTQSKIQEYLNDWGIENYVCADTGVVGIIRGKQKGITVGLRADIDALPINEKNNQSYCSINHGVMHACGHDAHATILLGIGKIIKEMEDSLKGNIKLFFQPAEESVGGGERMVQAGCMLNPKVDYVLGLHVMPYIDVGKVELKYGKLNASTDSVSIKLKGKSAHGAYPDLGTDAIIIAGHVITSLQTIVSRNISPLNSVVLSLGKITGGIKSNVIADEVMINGTLRALDNETRSYVKERISDIVVNTAKSFGGVGTVEFYDGYEALINNDEVVDVIKENAEKFLGSENIVYKEYPSLGAEDFSYFSDIAKGAFFHLGCGNAKKGITAPIHTNNFDIDEECLKVGVFLQVQNILSLLK from the coding sequence ATGGATGTAAAAATGCGAGTTAATGATATATTTGATGAATTAGTAAAAATAAGAAGAGACTTTCATAAAAATCCAGAATTAGGGCAAAAGGAATTTAGAACACAATCAAAAATTCAAGAATATTTAAATGACTGGGGAATAGAAAATTATGTATGTGCTGATACTGGAGTTGTTGGAATAATCAGAGGTAAACAAAAAGGTATTACTGTAGGGTTGAGAGCAGATATTGATGCTCTTCCAATAAATGAAAAGAATAATCAATCATACTGTTCTATTAATCATGGGGTTATGCATGCTTGTGGTCACGATGCTCATGCTACAATTCTTTTAGGTATAGGTAAAATCATAAAAGAAATGGAAGATTCATTGAAAGGCAATATCAAGCTGTTTTTCCAACCTGCTGAAGAAAGTGTAGGTGGAGGAGAACGAATGGTACAAGCTGGTTGTATGTTGAATCCAAAAGTTGATTATGTATTAGGGTTGCATGTTATGCCTTATATTGATGTTGGCAAGGTTGAACTTAAATATGGAAAACTCAATGCATCTACAGATTCTGTTAGCATTAAATTAAAAGGTAAATCTGCTCATGGAGCATATCCTGACTTGGGAACTGATGCAATAATTATAGCAGGACATGTTATTACTTCACTTCAAACAATTGTAAGTAGAAATATTTCTCCATTAAACTCAGTTGTACTTTCTTTGGGGAAAATTACAGGAGGAATAAAAAGTAATGTAATAGCTGACGAAGTTATGATTAATGGTACATTAAGAGCATTGGACAATGAAACTAGAAGTTATGTAAAAGAAAGAATATCAGATATTGTAGTAAATACAGCTAAATCCTTTGGAGGAGTGGGAACAGTAGAATTTTATGATGGCTATGAAGCTTTAATAAATAATGATGAAGTTGTTGACGTTATAAAGGAAAATGCTGAAAAATTTTTAGGAAGTGAAAATATAGTTTATAAGGAGTATCCAAGCTTAGGAGCTGAGGATTTCTCATACTTCTCAGATATAGCGAAAGGTGCATTTTTTCATTTAGGTTGTGGAAATGCAAAAAAAGGTATTACAGCCCCTATTCACACAAATAATTTTGATATTGACGAAGAATGTTTAAAGGTAGGAGTTTTCTTACAAGTTCAAAATATTTTATCATTGTTGAAGTAA
- a CDS encoding M55 family metallopeptidase, producing MKVFISVDIEGVTGVTSWSETTLGNHDYKQFAEQMTKETIAACEGAIAMGAKEVFVKDAHDSARNIDITKLPRCVKLSRGWTNCPESMVAGIDDTFDAAIFIGYHSGAGFDGSPLSHTMNTNNNYMKINGELASEFTINSYIAASYGVPVVFLSGDKMLCEKAKEFNKGIETVAVKEGIGGATISINPDYACDLIKEKVKAGLKHITSCKIQIPEKFNVEICYKEHKEAKRASYYPGVTQINSSTVSYSAKDVMQLATTRMFIS from the coding sequence ATGAAAGTATTTATTAGTGTAGATATCGAAGGTGTTACAGGAGTTACTTCATGGAGTGAAACTACTTTAGGAAATCACGATTACAAACAATTTGCAGAACAAATGACAAAGGAAACAATTGCTGCTTGCGAAGGAGCAATTGCTATGGGTGCAAAGGAAGTTTTTGTTAAAGATGCTCACGATTCAGCAAGAAACATAGATATTACAAAGTTACCTAGATGTGTAAAATTAAGTAGAGGGTGGACAAACTGTCCAGAATCAATGGTTGCAGGAATAGATGATACCTTTGATGCAGCAATATTCATCGGATATCACTCAGGTGCTGGGTTTGACGGTAGTCCCTTATCCCATACTATGAACACAAATAACAACTATATGAAAATTAACGGTGAACTAGCTTCGGAATTTACTATTAATTCATATATTGCGGCAAGCTATGGTGTACCTGTGGTATTTTTAAGTGGAGATAAAATGCTTTGTGAAAAAGCAAAAGAATTTAATAAGGGGATAGAAACAGTAGCAGTAAAAGAAGGAATAGGTGGTGCAACTATAAGTATTAATCCAGATTACGCATGTGATTTAATTAAAGAAAAAGTAAAAGCTGGGTTGAAACATATAACTTCATGTAAAATCCAAATACCAGAAAAATTTAATGTTGAAATATGTTATAAAGAACATAAAGAAGCAAAAAGAGCATCGTATTATCCGGGAGTGACTCAAATAAATTCAAGTACAGTTTCATATAGTGCAAAAGATGTAATGCAACTTGCAACAACAAGGATGTTTATTTCGTAG
- a CDS encoding GntR family transcriptional regulator, which produces MENVKNRYNRENLSSIVANYIKESILSGVYKEGDHILESEVAFKLGISRAPVREAIKELEKEGIVTLIPRKGTYVTKFTIEDIKEIFDIRLLLENDIINILIKEDKLNDRDFKHLEYLVKDMVNVRNSNKSDKNKAILINVKDTEFHKYLWQKSGSKRRVKILEDIFFQLRIAMLFDTNETGNLLLTATDHYDIIDNLRNKDIEMSKQSLRNHIFSYKEGRF; this is translated from the coding sequence ATGGAGAATGTAAAAAATAGATATAATCGTGAAAATCTAAGCAGTATAGTTGCTAATTATATAAAAGAATCAATCTTATCTGGCGTTTATAAAGAAGGAGATCATATTTTAGAATCTGAAGTTGCATTTAAGTTAGGTATAAGTAGAGCACCAGTTAGAGAAGCAATTAAAGAACTTGAAAAAGAAGGTATAGTAACTTTAATACCGAGAAAAGGTACATATGTTACGAAGTTCACTATAGAGGATATTAAAGAGATTTTTGATATAAGACTTTTACTTGAAAACGATATTATAAATATCCTTATAAAAGAAGATAAACTGAATGATAGAGATTTTAAACACTTAGAATATTTGGTAAAAGATATGGTCAATGTTAGAAATTCTAATAAAAGTGATAAAAATAAAGCTATCTTAATCAATGTAAAAGATACTGAATTTCATAAGTATTTATGGCAGAAGTCAGGCAGTAAAAGAAGAGTAAAAATACTTGAAGATATATTTTTCCAATTAAGGATTGCAATGCTTTTTGATACTAATGAAACTGGAAATTTATTATTGACTGCCACAGATCATTATGACATCATTGATAACTTAAGAAATAAAGATATAGAAATGAGTAAGCAATCACTAAGGAACCACATTTTTTCTTATAAAGAAGGTAGATTCTAA
- a CDS encoding M24 family metallopeptidase — translation MYFQVDEYKSRLNRTKHKMVNDGIEVLIVTDPANMNYISGFDGWSFYVHQCLIIMADQDEPIWVGRGQDANAARLTSWINEENIRPYTDDYVQSLIKHPMDFVSDIIKEKGYENKKIATEMDTYYYTAKCQERLELHLPNAKFSDGTNLVNWVKIVKSDAEIEYIRKASKIAEKAMETAYDSIDVGIRQNDAAAKVYHAQISGTESYGGDYSSIIPLMPSGIRTSTPHLSWTDESYRDGDTVILELSGCYRRYHCPLSRTLILGDAPQKVKDLASVVVEGLTNALNSIKPGITCEEVERVWANSIAKSGFIKDSRIGYAMGLNYPPDWGEHTASFRPGDKTILQPNMTFHMIPGIWLDDCGVDISESFRVTETGIELFTNYPRKLLIK, via the coding sequence TTGTATTTTCAAGTTGATGAGTACAAGTCAAGGCTTAATCGCACAAAGCATAAGATGGTAAATGACGGTATTGAAGTTTTAATTGTAACAGATCCCGCAAACATGAATTATATTTCTGGATTTGATGGATGGTCATTCTATGTTCATCAATGCTTAATTATTATGGCAGATCAGGATGAACCAATTTGGGTTGGAAGGGGACAAGATGCTAATGCAGCTAGACTTACTTCGTGGATTAATGAAGAGAATATAAGACCTTATACTGATGACTATGTTCAATCATTAATTAAGCATCCTATGGATTTTGTATCTGACATAATCAAAGAAAAAGGCTACGAAAATAAAAAAATAGCAACTGAAATGGATACTTATTATTATACTGCAAAATGTCAAGAAAGACTTGAATTACATCTGCCAAATGCTAAGTTTTCAGATGGTACAAACTTAGTCAATTGGGTGAAAATAGTTAAGTCTGATGCAGAAATTGAATATATCAGAAAAGCTTCAAAAATTGCAGAAAAAGCTATGGAAACTGCCTATGATTCAATTGATGTTGGAATAAGACAAAATGATGCAGCAGCAAAGGTATATCATGCTCAAATTTCAGGGACCGAATCTTATGGTGGGGATTATTCATCAATTATTCCATTAATGCCAAGTGGTATTAGGACATCTACTCCTCATTTAAGTTGGACAGACGAGTCTTATAGAGACGGGGATACCGTTATCCTTGAACTCTCAGGCTGCTATAGGAGATATCATTGTCCGCTTTCTAGAACTTTAATATTAGGTGATGCTCCGCAAAAGGTTAAAGATTTAGCATCTGTAGTTGTTGAAGGATTAACAAATGCATTGAATTCTATCAAACCTGGAATTACTTGTGAAGAGGTAGAAAGAGTATGGGCTAACAGTATAGCAAAAAGTGGATTTATTAAGGATTCACGTATAGGGTATGCAATGGGTTTAAATTATCCTCCTGATTGGGGTGAACATACAGCAAGCTTTAGACCTGGTGATAAAACTATATTACAGCCAAATATGACATTTCATATGATTCCTGGAATATGGCTTGATGATTGTGGTGTGGATATAAGTGAATCCTTTAGAGTTACTGAAACTGGCATTGAATTATTTACAAATTATCCAAGAAAGCTATTAATTAAATAA
- a CDS encoding TRAP transporter small permease, with amino-acid sequence MNKVMNVVTKVEEFILSYSVIGMAALLIISVIMRTIFNSSLTFSEEVGQALLVLISFFGLEYCARKGRNISMSIVFDKVNNKKKKVFIIIISIVSAVAMIYITYLAFGYVMSVKGLGRVTPALQMPMYIIYTTVPVGFLLVSIEYIRTFILNIMNKDELYITSEIHISIEEEILTDLNSFIDAAVDENKEAL; translated from the coding sequence ATGAACAAAGTTATGAACGTTGTAACTAAAGTTGAAGAATTCATCTTGAGCTATTCAGTTATAGGGATGGCAGCATTACTTATAATAAGCGTTATTATGAGAACCATTTTCAACAGTAGTTTAACTTTTTCTGAGGAGGTAGGCCAAGCTTTGCTGGTTCTTATATCTTTTTTTGGACTTGAATATTGTGCAAGAAAAGGAAGAAATATTTCAATGTCAATAGTTTTTGATAAAGTCAATAATAAGAAGAAAAAGGTGTTTATTATCATCATTTCTATTGTTTCAGCTGTAGCTATGATCTATATTACTTATTTAGCATTTGGATATGTTATGTCTGTTAAAGGCTTAGGTAGAGTTACACCTGCTCTACAGATGCCAATGTACATAATATATACTACTGTACCAGTAGGATTCTTACTTGTATCTATAGAATATATCAGAACTTTTATATTAAACATTATGAATAAGGATGAACTATACATAACAAGTGAGATACATATATCTATAGAAGAAGAAATACTTACTGATTTAAATAGCTTTATTGACGCTGCTGTAGATGAAAATAAGGAGGCGTTATAA